One Mercurialis annua linkage group LG3, ddMerAnnu1.2, whole genome shotgun sequence DNA window includes the following coding sequences:
- the LOC126671026 gene encoding uncharacterized protein LOC126671026 yields the protein MQEHHNFSRMAKTTKIIRKSIFTFLQNYHFFTSNSALFALPFSVSILLSQSLLVPSSNSLFPVIQSRLLTLFQAAGFPVSSEFFSFLTIKLSQTLCSSILALPFTLSFLILAKASVIQSLKKEKTDSFSSLISIFNPMFCTYVFNTFLIISANATAFCFLFLSFTFLEFSGFTSRNTHLILSAAGAVFYSVILANAIIISNLALVLSGAEKTGGFTAILKACVAMRGRTSTALSLALPANVALAGVEALFHYRIVRPLSGGPASSWMVMEGMLIAYIYSVFIVIDTVATFMFFKSCCKKKCFRDEEDEKMFHLIEIEDEDYGSCGYGISSKGEKELP from the coding sequence ATGCAAGAACATCACAATTTCTCAAGAATGGCAAAAACAACCAAAATTATCAGAAAATCAATCTTTACTTTTCTTCAAAACTATCATTTTTTCACTTCAAATTCTGCTCTTTTCGCCTTACCTTTCTCCGTTTCAATTCTCCTCTCGCAATCTTTATTAGTCCCTTCTTCAAACTCTCTGTTTCCGGTCATACAGAGCCGGTTACTGACTCTGTTTCAAGCCGCCGGATTCCCTGTGTCGTCGGAGTTTTTCAGTTTTCTTACTATTAAACTCTCTCAGACTCTATGTTCATCAATCTTGGCTTTACCCTTTACTCTCAGTTTCTTGATTCTTGCAAAAGCATCCGTAATTCAAtctttaaagaaagaaaaaacagaTTCTTTCTCAtctttaatatcaatttttaatcCTATGTTCTGTACATATGTTTTCAACACATTCTTGATCATATCAGCAAATGCCACAGCTTTTTGCTTCTTGTTCTTGTCGTTTACGTTTCTTGAATTCTCCGGCTTCACTTCCCGGAATACCCACCTCATTCTCTCGGCGGCCGGTGCAGTTTTTTACTCGGTGATTCTTGCAAATGCCATCATTATAAGCAACTTAGCACTGGTTCTATCCGGGGCTGAGAAAACCGGCGGGTTTACAGCGATTCTTAAAGCTTGTGTAGCGATGCGCGGAAGAACTTCAACTGCACTGTCGCTGGCTCTGCCGGCAAATGTTGCTCTGGCCGGAGTTGAAGCTTTGTTTCATTATAGAATCGTTAGACCGCTGAGTGGCGGACCGGCGAGTTCTTGGATGGTTATGGAAGGGATGTTGATTGCGTATATATATTCGGTTTTTATAGTTATTGATACGGTTGCTACCTTTATGTTCTTTAAAAGTTGCTGCAAGAAAAAATGTTTTagagatgaagaagatgaaaaaatGTTTCATCTGATTGagattgaagatgaagattATGGATCGTGTGGTTATGGTATTAGCTCAAAGGGTGAAAAAGAACTGCCATGA